One Primulina eburnea isolate SZY01 chromosome 4, ASM2296580v1, whole genome shotgun sequence genomic window, aaattatattcacacaataacaaataatattatttttacatttatattatcaatttaaaaataagattacatgttaatcaattgatgtattttaaaaaatttacaaacatgcatataaactcacatatatatacatgtaaggattaaacgatataacttttaaataagtaaatgtatttattaatataaatattaaaaataatttcaaattgaatatgttatatatgtcaattaattattggttcaaagaaattataaaaaatcacatgttatagttaagtacaaaatttataaaattctataaaaaaaaatctacaaaagtctataaaaatcttgcaaagaagtctacataaatccacataaatctgtttataaatctgtgagattccataaaagtcaataaaaatttatcaaatccataaaagtctataatttaaaaaagtcattaaaagtcatcaaaactctgaattgaatacaccccacttAGTTATCATTTTTCCCATCATTACTAaattaatgttttatttatatgtatagatgacttttcgatttttttatttaattaactaatttatttaattgataaattatTATGGTTTCTTTTTTCTCACTATTACTtaataattgattaattgatatataattattcattctttcaaataaaaaaagttGAATAATATTAATACGATATTTTTCTACGTTTTATAACAAAAAAGATTCATACTTAATTTTTTAATcttcaagttaaataaacaTCTATTTTTTCTAACAAAAAATGGTTCaaattaaatttgttttttaaacttcaaggtaaatgaacatataaatatGTAGTAAGTGGTTtatacttaattttttaaagttCAAGTTAAATGAACGTATAGATTTgcgattaatattttttaaacctaCAATATAAAGTCGAatagtaataatattttttacatatttttttaatatgcaTCCTTTTACATGAAAAGTAGACagctattaatattttttaaaacctAAATATTTTTCTACGTTTTATAACAAAAAATGGTtcaaacttaattttttaaatttcaagttaaataaacatatatgtttataacaaaaaatggttcgaattttattttttatatttaaagttaaataaacatataaatctaTGGTTAGTGGTTCAGACTTTCACtgatagaaaaattaaaaaagtgagagaataaaatataaatcaaacaaaaagaataatattattttttgttatatATCTTCTTTATTGAGCAATGAGCCTTTATAGACAAATACAATAACGAAAAGAATCATAAAAATAACAACAACATTTGACCACTAAAACCATTAAATAACAAATATGCAGAGATAATTATTTCTTGTAATAATTTCTTACTAATAAATCATGACTAACAGACTTCATTTAACAAGACAGATAACTAAAGACTTGGACAAATATTTAACAATTCAACATTTTTTCCCATAAACCAATAAGGTCAACATTGGTTTAATAAGAGCACACTCCCTCAAACTTGTTATGTAGTGTGCTAATATCAAGTAGCTCTCTTATTTTCTGAAATGTAAGTAGTTTGAGGGACTTAGTAAATATGTCAGCTACTTAATTTTCGCTTCTGCGATAGATGAGATTAATTGTTTCATATTTTTGTGAGGTCtcttaaaaatgatatttcacATCAATGTGCTCGCTTCTTCCAGGTAAGTTGGATTCTTTGAAAGTTTTATGGTTGAACTATTATCACAATAAATTGTAATAGGATCATGAATATTGAATTAAGCTCTTCAAGAATTTTTTTCAACCAAATAGCTTGACATGCACGTGAAGTTGCTGCATTAACttcagcttcagtggttgaTAAAGTAACAATTGATTTTTCTTCGAAGTCCATGGAACGGCTGTTGAATCTAAGAGAAAAGCATATCATGAATTTTTTTTCATCATCTCGATCTCCTGCATAATCACTATCACAAAAAACCATCAAATCCGATTGTTCTCCTCTCTACATAAGTATCGTAAAATCATCTTTGTTCTTAAAGAATACATAATATTCGGCCTTGTTGCTGTCAAATACATTAAGCTTCCAAAAATTGCTTGTAAAGTGTGTTGTCAATCTTTTTTCCCTCACAATATTTGGTTAGCTTCAAATCACACTATACGATAGTACTTGTAGAATTACATTTCTCCATCTTAAATCTGCACAAAACTTTTTGTACATACTTCTTTGGGAAATAAAAATCCCATAAGTAGATTGAACTACTTCAATACTGCATCTTGTCAAGATCCGAAATATCAAACTTAACCATCATGGACTCCTTCAAATATCAAACATGACAATATCATTATCCATAAATATAAGATCATAAACATACAACCAAACAATGAGCATTTTTCCTTAATCTTCGAATTTTGTATAAAGTGTTTACTCATATGGACATTTTTGAAAActcatatttaaaaaataagccTCAATTTGAATATACCATGCCCATGAGACCTGTTTTAGCCCATACAaagttttcttcaatttataTACTTTATACTCATTTACATGCTTAATATAACCGGGATGTTGATCGATATGTGTGTGTGCTTCCAAGTCTCCATGTAAGAATGCCGATTTCACATCCAATTAGAAGATAGCCAATGAATATTGCGTTACTAAGGCAATCACCAATATGATCATATCACGCCTTGCAGCTGGAGCAAACACTCTTTATAGTCGAATCCAAATTCGTGTTTGTAACTTTTTGCTACCAATTGTGCCTTGAATTTGTTAACTTGTCCATTTTCTTTCAACTTCTCTATTGTAAATCCACTTTACACCTATTGTTTTTTGACCTTTTGGAAGCTTGGTCAGTTTCCAAGTTTTATTTTTCTCGATGAATGCGATTTCAGCATCCATTGCCTTTCACTATTTTAATTCTTTGACAACATCTTCGAAAGCTACTGGGTTACAATATGAAAATAGAGTAAAATGAACAAATGACTCTTCAATTGGTTAATACAAGTTACCTCATAATTTTCCATCTATGTCAGTCTTCTTCAAACTCTGAGATCTTTGTTCATATTTGTTTCATTAACTGAAATGCGTTAATTGATTGTTGATTGTTGTTTGTTCTCTACAGATTGTGCATTCTACAAATGATGGTGCATTTCTTCTCTATTTTTTCCATCAAAATCAGCTTGAATTTGTTGTCTAATAGTATTTTAACCATCAAAAGACTATTGAATATCGTGAATATTTTTAGTATTGGGATAACTGACTCTGTCGATTCTCGTGTTAGTATCTATTTGGTTCAACTTTGAACACAAGTCTATTTTCGCGCATATATTTTACTTTACCAACTTGTATATCAACCGAGTTGAGATAATGATCATGTTTTGTTAGTCCAAACCAATCATATCGAAATTTTACCAGGTGTTCAATGACCCCCTCTAAATACTTAATAGATCCTAACAACATATGAGATTGAGTACATGTTGATAGTCATAGACTGAAAAATAAAAGCTAGAGAATTTCATTGTTCATTGATGTGATtgtaattattaaataacaaaATGTCCTTTAGTTATTGCATGTTGTTGAATTAGTTCAATATAAATCGATATAatatattgataaaataatgaattcTTTCAAAAACATTGTTTAAGAATTAAAAttcaattattataaaaattaaatgataTGTATATTAAGCGAGATTCTAGCCATTGTTTATTTATTatcttaatttaaattatttatattgtgtttgtttcatctttttattttaatttcaatttaatttattaatttatttaacttTTTGTTATAGttaatttcaatttaatttattaatttattcaacTTTTTGTTATAGTTAAGTAAAGAATTGTTCTTGAGATAAATATGTAATATATCAACTTCTATCAGGCTATATCTGTACTTGTTATTAAAATTTGACATTTACATTtgtaatgatattttgtttaaAGATATTCCATTGTTATAAGTAAAGATGGATCGGCTAGATTAGAcaaaaaatcattatttttgAATATAATTTGTTAGAAGTTCTAGAGATgcataaaatatacaatcagcATTTCATTTACAACCAAAAAGGTACACAATTGATACTAAAtataatgagaaaatatttctATTCACTAGGAacaaataacaaacaaaattatataataaaaagtaaattatttaaaataaacacacaaaaacAAGCAACCTTATTATGtgtgattaataaaaatttttaaaaaaaaatcatttttatttattatattaactaattttatctcaaataaaATCGTTTTCATGTGCAACATACATATACTTTTTTTTAGtaataataaaacataaaagTCACAATATCATGTTCTAAAATTAGAAAAAATATAGTGTAGACAAAATTTCAATTCATCAAATTACCAGGAAGAAAGAGAAAACAAGATGACTCCTTGCAAACCATGCTCCAATACATTATTTGACTAAAAGGGAAAAAAGGACACTTTTGTGGAGGTGTGCTAATGTAAAAAagaactgattttttttttttttttgaattcctAAACTAAGGGGTGGGGGATCGAACCCATGCCATTTGCATGGGGAATACAAATGAGAACCATTGGGCCACTGCCCAGGTCTCAAAAAAAGAACTGATTTCACTACATAAAAAAATGGTGAGATCTAACCTAAAAAGAGAGCTTTACAATCAATAACGTAATGTTGTTTATACACAAGGTTAATTTACTCTAAAAAAAACCAAGAAATTTGGCAAAAATGGAACTTATCGTCTCTTTCTCCTCATAAATTGATGCAGTTTCCATGACCAAACACCTAATGATACCACGAGTCCAACTCCGATAGACGTCCAGAATACGAATAACCACCAGGGCATTGGATTTGGGAATTGTCCTTCAAGACGTGTGTACGTAAGTTAAAATCTTTGTGTAGTgataattaacaaaatattcttgtaatatatcaaaattttaagataatttattttaaaagaaagaacATGAAAAAACTCACTATGTCCAAACTTGATGCAGATCAGAAGTTCAACAATGCAGATTGCAAGTGACAGCCAACAAAAGGTTCCCACTTTTTTCATCGGTTTCCTgggaaaaaaaagagagaatttATTGAGTGGAAGTTGAAAAATCAAATgaatatcaaattttaaaatctcaATACATCTTTATCAGTCAAAAGGTGAGATATAGTAGGGAAATACCTGTCTTGAAGATATGAATTGTACTCACGAATAGCTGGTATTGCAATAAGCCACCACAAAACCAAGCGGTATACAATGAGGGGATTTCGTGGCGGAATCCAAAGACAAAACTTGAGAAAGAATGTGTTGAGTTCAACAGTCAAGAAACCAACACATAGGCTAAGAACTTGAACGAACCGCAGTGGACCAAGAAGAGGGTGCCATTCATCTTTATCCCATCGGGCTGGTGTAAATTGACCCAATGTTCTTTTGACCTGAAAATTGGGAGGAAAATAGAAGAAACGAGTGAAAAGTAATATATGTGATTCATTCCAAAAGCAGAAGTGAAATTGCTCCATTTCCTTCAATTAGAAGTGACAAATTCaactaatttttaaaatatcgtCAAACACAGATATTCTCATGTGACGACAATGGTTTCCATGGATGCGAAGATCCAATCGTTTGAACTAATAACTACATCTGGGGCAACTTTCAATCAAGCATACAGCACTACATCGAAGAAGATGAAACAATTTTTCATGAGAAAGTGCAAGTAGATCCAAAGTACTTTGCCCATGATGTTTGGCTGGCGGCTTATACCAACCCACTCGTAGGTTTTACCATCGAAGTACCGAACAGTACGCATACCAGCCCAAATACCTGTATAGCAAAGTAGAAACGTGTTACGATCCTACCCAATAAAAAACGTACGTTCAGCAAACAAAAATCAATCTGCAATGAGAGAAAAGGACAGTAGGGCTTTAGGAAAATGCTGGAGAAGTTGGGAAAAGTTCTGAAGTTTGGATGAATCTTCCAAGAAAAACAATGACACCTAACTTATAACTCTATAACGTCTGTATATTTGAtcctaaaattttctttttgcacCAATACTCTCTCATTGTGATTGTCATAGGTTGATCTTTGTGTCCAATCACTTTGACGATTCCTTGTACCACATCTTATACTTTCTAGGATTTGACACGTGAAAGTAGTAAAAACATGTTAGCACTATTACAAGTTTCTTATTGAAACTAAATAACTTAAGAATTGCACCATCATGCGCACTAATGGTAAATTGGAGACAGAAGTCAAAAGGTGATAAAAATTGCAAGATGTTGGGAGGATGGTAAAGTAATTATTACATCGATGGAACGTCATTTATTTATAGAGGAAAGAATGGAGTTAAATGTCACATTTAGCTGGGGAACTTAACAAAAGTTTCCTCCATCTTCCTTGTTTTCATCTATAAAAATTGGGCATACATTTATGAACGAAACATCAAGTATCATCTTTTAACCAATGTATCGAGTTAATTAGGCATTGAGACTAATTTAAATATAGTGATAATTCAAGACAGCCACCAACTTTACTTAATTGCTTCTCTCCATgcataaattttttgtttttcctCGAGGGAGTTGTGACTATGCCCCTTTTCCTACTCAGAAATATGCAAAGGCACTAAGTGTCGACCTGAAGCTAATGTGACACAACTATTCCAGGCAGAGGAATAAATTTTAGCCTTGGCAACAAGGTGAATGTTGAGGTTATTGCAATTAGAAAATGATAGCTATATGAAAGATGGATAAACTGCAACATGTTTGTCTAATAACAATGACAAACTTTACACGGTCACATAGTTACCGATGTTTTTGGCAAAGGGATGGCGATCTCTCGAACATGCAAACTTTCAATCACACAGCAACTTGaataataaaaagaaaacaGGAAAAATGACACTAGTTTGCTCAGCATATAATGGCTGTCGAAGGTAATGGGCTCGAGGTTATGATTAAACAAGCCAAGGATTCATGCATTGCCAAGTAAACTCTTCGCAGACATAAACCATAACCAGAAAGACAGCCAAGAACTTCATACCAAACCAATTGCAGATTAATACGTCAAGAATAATGCTGTCCCACCAGCACTCATTGAAATTTGGTAGCATGTGACGAAAGGTAAGCTGGAAAAGAGAATATTAAAATCAGCTTAATGAAGAAATGCCATCTAGTTTTGCATTTGCTAGAAACTAAGGAGAGAAgaaaaagtagcatgccaataATAAAATATGACCTCCATGAACTCAAATCCAATTGAAAGTAACCATAAAAGAGGCTGATTACGGATCATTATGGCTTTCCCCCACCATCCAAGAACATGAGCCGGAACAAACTCATCAAACAGTGTGTCCTAGAAACAAGTAACAATATGTAGGTCTTTAGCTGCCGGACATTTATttacaacaacaaacaaaaaaatacaATTTCGAGGTTTGAGTAAATACAGAGATAACATACATAAACATTCTTAAACCTGCTTGTTGGATTTTCCGGTAAATAAATACGGCAATCAGCACTGTAAGATCTTTCTGGAAGTTCTACATCACAGAAAGTGCATataaaataaacaattattaaCAATCAAGTGCAACAAGACTAATAATGATGACTGGCATGCAATGCTACCATCATATCAGAAAGTAGACATCCATTGGTAAAAGGAGAACAAAAGGAAGTTCCAAATCCCTTACCGACACCAAGATCGGGATGTAGGTACTTCATAAATTGTCGAGCATCGTCACGCTTCTGGTAACAAGAAACATAACAGGTGTCTGAATATACTTCatacaactctgaaacattaGCATATGCACATCGAGCACAATGCCATCAAGACATAACTCATAATTTATACAGAACCCAGAATCAGTATGCACAATATACTACCATGTTCTGGAAACATGACAAAGCAGATGATAGTGTTTTAATCCAACTCTACCTTGAAATGTATATTCAGGTCAATTTGAGTATcggtataaaacatgaaaaatgACCACAACTAACAGAAAACCAGACATCATTTTGGCTTGCAACTGGCCAAACTCAACATgctcaatatcaatatactttCAGAATACAACTTCAATAGCACTAGAGTCCCAAATAAAATCCTTAACATTGAAAAGCACTCAACTACGCAAGTGAAATAATTTAGAAAGGCCAAAAGGTAAAGTCGAGACTGCCGTCTAAACTCTAAAGACTAACCTGGAAAAGCAAAAATGTCAATGCAACGAGGTAAATGACAGCCATTCCATGAACGAGCCGCCAAATTGCAGGATGGGGACGAATAAGTACCCTGCAGCAAAGATATGACCTGACTTAGCAAATAAACTAAAAGTTAGTCTTTACTATATAAATGAACAGGTAAACAATGATTCTGCTTGTCAAAAGAAGAAAGGAGCATCAGTGCCTGCATCTCATGATGGTGTTCCATGGATTATTTCATATCATTTAACTGTCACTTTGGTGTGTTAGTGTTAAAAGACTTACGACAAGCCAATTCACTTTGGTAAACAACTTTATATATGCTAGCCCCCTCTAATTTAAATGGACTTCTAACCTCATTCAAAataatttcaatttaaaaattatatacataaatacatatataaaagattttgaaaatggaTTCAAAAGTTGAAATGCCTTGCAGCAAATAAAGCAGTGGAGTGGAGACCATCCATGGGTCCTCAAATTGTGATGCTGAAAATATTAATAGTGTTCATGTTCTCAAGTTCCAACTTTAATGAtgacaaatatatttttatagaaGAGGAACACATAAGTGCAAATTTTGTTTCAATTTTATAGCTAGTCTACAGTAAAGCATAAAAGCATTTCCCCAGTCACTCACTCGCATTAGGAACCTTGCCACTGAATGAATCTATTGAACCTAATCCAGTCTGTGTGATGGCCCATGGAAGCAATCCTCACTCAACCTTAAAATTGATGAGAAAAAAAACTAACGCAACGCAAAGATATTCCCGCCTAAGGCCAAAACTAGTGCTTTTATATCTCAAGTCCACCTTTAATCAGTCGATAATTCTCAAAGACCATCAATAAGGAGATCTGTCCATATTCGGATGAGAAAGTGAAGAAAAAATAATTACATATCCTTTCAATTGCATGACAAGTATGCAAACATATGCAGCAAATTATAACAAACGCATACGCATCCAAATATTTTAATACCAGGCTTCAAGGTCAAACAGATATAAGATAGGGATAGACAAAGAAGGTTTGATATGAACT contains:
- the LOC140830502 gene encoding CDP-diacylglycerol--serine O-phosphatidyltransferase 1-like isoform X2, which produces MDLLCLVSAFEFKFSEGRGLIFYHMEPNGHRRARRRDLVGYQNGDLSTSSMDDELDPWTAWAYKPRTITLLLIGACFLVWASGALDPENSVERDLVTSVKRGLWAMVAVFLAYCLLQAPSTVLIRPHPAIWRLVHGMAVIYLVALTFLLFQKRDDARQFMKYLHPDLGVELPERSYSADCRIYLPENPTSRFKNVYDTLFDEFVPAHVLGWWGKAIMIRNQPLLWLLSIGFEFMELTFRHMLPNFNECWWDSIILDVLICNWFGIWAGMRTVRYFDGKTYEWVGISRQPNIMGKVKRTLGQFTPARWDKDEWHPLLGPLRFVQVLSLCVGFLTVELNTFFLKFCLWIPPRNPLIVYRLVLWWLIAIPAIREYNSYLQDRKPMKKVGTFCWLSLAICIVELLICIKFGHRQFPNPMPWWLFVFWTSIGVGLVVSLGVWSWKLHQFMRRKRR
- the LOC140830502 gene encoding CDP-diacylglycerol--serine O-phosphatidyltransferase 1-like isoform X1, which produces MDLLCLVSAFEFKFSEGRGLIFYHMEPNGHRRARRRDLVGYQNGDLSTSSMDDELDPWTAWAYKPRTITLLLIGACFLVWASGALDPENSVERDLVTSVKRGLWAMVAVFLAYCLLQAPSTSYLCCRVLIRPHPAIWRLVHGMAVIYLVALTFLLFQKRDDARQFMKYLHPDLGVELPERSYSADCRIYLPENPTSRFKNVYDTLFDEFVPAHVLGWWGKAIMIRNQPLLWLLSIGFEFMELTFRHMLPNFNECWWDSIILDVLICNWFGIWAGMRTVRYFDGKTYEWVGISRQPNIMGKVKRTLGQFTPARWDKDEWHPLLGPLRFVQVLSLCVGFLTVELNTFFLKFCLWIPPRNPLIVYRLVLWWLIAIPAIREYNSYLQDRKPMKKVGTFCWLSLAICIVELLICIKFGHRQFPNPMPWWLFVFWTSIGVGLVVSLGVWSWKLHQFMRRKRR
- the LOC140830502 gene encoding CDP-diacylglycerol--serine O-phosphatidyltransferase 1-like isoform X3, which codes for MEPNGHRRARRRDLVGYQNGDLSTSSMDDELDPWTAWAYKPRTITLLLIGACFLVWASGALDPENSVERDLVTSVKRGLWAMVAVFLAYCLLQAPSTSYLCCRVLIRPHPAIWRLVHGMAVIYLVALTFLLFQKRDDARQFMKYLHPDLGVELPERSYSADCRIYLPENPTSRFKNVYDTLFDEFVPAHVLGWWGKAIMIRNQPLLWLLSIGFEFMELTFRHMLPNFNECWWDSIILDVLICNWFGIWAGMRTVRYFDGKTYEWVGISRQPNIMGKVKRTLGQFTPARWDKDEWHPLLGPLRFVQVLSLCVGFLTVELNTFFLKFCLWIPPRNPLIVYRLVLWWLIAIPAIREYNSYLQDRKPMKKVGTFCWLSLAICIVELLICIKFGHRQFPNPMPWWLFVFWTSIGVGLVVSLGVWSWKLHQFMRRKRR